The Vallitalea okinawensis genome includes a window with the following:
- a CDS encoding 4Fe-4S binding protein → MQTKRLISQIIFLIIFLFLMFTNKAQIWMAFLFLSIGLAAFFGRFYCGWICPINTTTRVGNFLGKLFGTQKKGVPKFFKSKGLRVTIFVIFLGALGYTIYTMMNGQKFPLPVIIIGLGVLFTIFINENTWHRYLCPWGILLSFTAKFSKRGLNVNQSGCISCKKCYNACPAEAIDFDKKAEIDKRYCLQCYKCQDSCPVDVISYEKEN, encoded by the coding sequence ATGCAAACGAAAAGACTTATTAGTCAAATCATCTTTCTAATTATTTTTCTATTTTTAATGTTTACAAATAAAGCTCAGATTTGGATGGCATTTTTGTTCCTGTCCATTGGTCTTGCAGCATTTTTTGGTAGATTCTATTGTGGATGGATTTGTCCCATCAATACAACAACTCGAGTAGGGAATTTCCTTGGTAAACTTTTTGGAACCCAAAAGAAGGGTGTTCCTAAGTTTTTTAAATCTAAGGGATTAAGAGTTACAATCTTTGTTATTTTCCTTGGGGCATTAGGTTATACAATCTATACCATGATGAATGGTCAAAAATTCCCATTACCTGTTATTATTATTGGTTTAGGTGTTCTATTCACTATTTTTATAAATGAAAATACTTGGCATCGCTACCTTTGTCCATGGGGGATATTATTAAGTTTTACAGCAAAGTTCAGTAAAAGAGGATTAAATGTTAATCAAAGTGGCTGTATTTCTTGCAAGAAATGTTATAATGCATGTCCAGCTGAAGCTATTGATTTTGATAAGAAGGCTGAAATTGATAAGAGATATTGCTTACAGTGTTATAAATGTCAAGATTCATGTCCAGTAGATGTTATTAGTTATGAAAAGGAAAACTAA